A section of the Pseudomonas flavescens genome encodes:
- a CDS encoding ABC transporter substrate-binding protein encodes MRKLIAVAALAATAVLPFAAHSADKVRIGYWTSGVSLGYGSVLESKDFLAERGIDAEFVHFPDVNAPIRALAAGSIDLAFGAPLAGVFSTAAEGVPIRIFAATQPADVQFVVPADSPITSLAELKGKKIGMSPAGSSVAVIAGAVLAGNHGIQTNDFSLVGGNESRLAQFLAQKQVDGAALRSVTIAQLEDELKVKRLGSFAEEWKTLTHAEAVPYIGVGTVAAKLVDDKPEVVARVIAGLRDTLAWGKAHPDEVVRILQKSANLPEQDARVYVGQWDAMNRIAFEPADIETLRRQHQVFVDGGLIKGELKDDLFATEPYTQAKHIK; translated from the coding sequence ATGCGTAAGTTGATTGCCGTCGCTGCCCTGGCCGCGACCGCGGTGCTGCCTTTTGCTGCCCATTCGGCGGACAAGGTCCGTATCGGTTACTGGACCAGCGGTGTGAGCCTGGGCTACGGCTCGGTGCTCGAATCCAAGGATTTCCTCGCCGAACGCGGCATCGACGCCGAATTCGTGCACTTCCCCGACGTCAATGCGCCGATCCGCGCACTGGCCGCCGGCTCCATCGACCTGGCGTTCGGCGCACCGCTTGCCGGGGTGTTCTCGACGGCGGCCGAAGGCGTGCCGATCCGGATCTTCGCGGCGACCCAGCCAGCCGATGTGCAGTTCGTGGTGCCGGCCGATTCGCCGATCACCTCGCTGGCCGAGCTCAAGGGCAAGAAAATCGGCATGTCGCCGGCCGGCTCTTCGGTGGCGGTGATCGCTGGCGCCGTGCTGGCCGGCAACCATGGCATCCAGACCAACGACTTCTCCCTGGTCGGCGGTAACGAGTCGCGTCTGGCGCAGTTCCTGGCGCAGAAACAGGTGGATGGCGCGGCCCTGCGTTCGGTCACCATCGCCCAGCTCGAAGACGAGCTGAAGGTCAAGCGCCTGGGCAGCTTTGCCGAGGAATGGAAGACCCTCACGCACGCCGAGGCAGTGCCGTACATCGGCGTCGGCACGGTGGCCGCCAAGCTGGTCGACGACAAGCCGGAGGTCGTCGCCCGGGTCATCGCCGGCCTGCGCGATACGCTCGCCTGGGGCAAGGCGCACCCGGATGAAGTCGTCCGCATTCTGCAGAAGAGCGCCAACCTGCCCGAGCAGGATGCCCGCGTGTACGTCGGCCAGTGGGATGCCATGAACCGCATCGCCTTCGAGCCGGCGGACATCGAGACCCTGCGTCGTCAGCACCAGGTGTTCGTCGACGGCGGCCTGATCAAGGGCGAACTCAAGGACGACCTGTTCGCCACCGAACCCTACACCCAAGCCAAACACATCAAGTAA
- a CDS encoding ABC transporter permease, protein MDTAKRFSSLALQRFALIAVVGLLWWYAAGRLPSFVLPGPEKVLTALGNLLQSDTFLHDLSATLGRVLSGFALATLVGTPLGLALGSSPALARFFEPVLSVFNTVSSAIWAIFAIIWFGISDATTVFVVFMTAMPLILTNVWQGAKTVERQYVELARSFRLSRLQILLKISLPSILPYFFSGARLAFGFGWRVSLVAETLGASDGIGYRLRQAADLVQSDQVFAWTVLLVALMLALEAGVLKPLERRLFRWKTP, encoded by the coding sequence ATGGATACCGCCAAGCGCTTTTCCAGTCTCGCCCTGCAACGCTTCGCGCTGATCGCCGTGGTCGGCCTGCTCTGGTGGTACGCCGCAGGTCGCCTGCCATCGTTCGTGCTGCCCGGGCCGGAAAAGGTTCTCACCGCACTGGGCAACCTGCTGCAGAGCGACACCTTCCTGCATGACCTGAGCGCCACCCTCGGTCGGGTGCTCAGCGGCTTCGCACTGGCCACGCTGGTCGGCACGCCGCTGGGCCTGGCGCTCGGCAGCAGCCCCGCACTGGCGCGCTTCTTCGAGCCGGTGCTGTCGGTGTTCAACACCGTGTCGTCGGCGATCTGGGCGATCTTCGCCATCATCTGGTTCGGCATCTCCGACGCCACCACGGTGTTCGTGGTGTTCATGACCGCCATGCCGCTGATCCTCACCAACGTCTGGCAGGGCGCGAAGACGGTGGAGCGGCAATACGTGGAGCTGGCGCGCTCGTTTCGCCTGTCGCGGCTGCAGATCCTGCTGAAGATCTCGCTGCCGAGCATCCTGCCGTACTTCTTTTCCGGTGCCCGCCTGGCGTTCGGCTTCGGCTGGCGGGTATCGCTGGTGGCCGAGACGCTCGGCGCTTCCGATGGCATCGGCTATCGCCTGCGCCAGGCCGCGGACCTGGTGCAGAGCGACCAGGTATTCGCCTGGACCGTGCTGCTGGTCGCCCTGATGTTGGCGCTCGAAGCGGGGGTGCTCAAGCCCCTCGAACGCCGGCTGTTTCGTTGGAAAACCCCCTAG